One Methanobacterium sp. genomic region harbors:
- a CDS encoding ATP-binding cassette domain-containing protein yields MNIIETKDIAYSYPDGTKALEKVNFKAEEGKIIALLGPNGAGKSTLFLHFNGILRPTSGKVLLKGEEIKYDKKALMHVRQNVGIVFQNPDDQLFAPTVVEDVAFGPMNLGLSKEEVEKRVDESLKRVGMEEFKKKAPHHLSGGQKKRVAIAGILAMNPRIMVLDEPTSGLDPKGASQILKILYELNKEGMTIIISTHDVDLVPLYAYSVYIISKGKIIKEGNPQEVFGDVKTIREANLRLPRIAHLMEILEKEDKLPFDKPYPLTIGEARKKLKDHFED; encoded by the coding sequence ATGAATATAATTGAAACAAAAGATATCGCATACAGCTATCCAGATGGCACAAAGGCCCTTGAAAAAGTCAATTTTAAAGCGGAAGAGGGTAAAATCATTGCACTACTTGGACCAAATGGTGCAGGGAAATCAACATTATTTTTACATTTTAACGGGATTTTAAGACCCACCTCAGGAAAGGTGCTCTTAAAGGGTGAAGAAATAAAATATGATAAGAAAGCTTTGATGCATGTAAGACAGAACGTGGGGATAGTATTTCAAAATCCTGATGATCAGCTGTTTGCCCCAACGGTAGTGGAAGATGTAGCTTTCGGACCCATGAATCTTGGTTTATCCAAGGAAGAAGTGGAAAAACGGGTTGATGAATCATTAAAACGTGTGGGAATGGAAGAATTTAAAAAGAAAGCACCCCATCACTTGAGCGGAGGCCAAAAAAAGAGGGTTGCAATTGCAGGGATACTTGCCATGAATCCCAGAATAATGGTGCTTGACGAGCCAACATCCGGCCTTGATCCCAAGGGGGCCTCCCAAATACTTAAAATATTATACGAATTAAACAAAGAGGGGATGACAATAATTATATCAACTCATGATGTTGATTTAGTACCGCTCTATGCATACAGCGTATATATAATAAGTAAAGGAAAAATTATAAAAGAAGGAAATCCCCAAGAAGTATTTGGAGATGTTAAAACCATAAGGGAGGCTAATTTAAGACTTCCAAGAATTGCACATCTTATGGAAATACTGGAAAAGGAAGATAAATTACCCTTTGATAAACCATATCCCCTTACTATAGGCGAAGCAAGAAAAAAATTAAAGGATCATTTTGAGGATTAA
- the ribC gene encoding riboflavin synthase has product MKVGICDTTFARVDMGAHAIDEIKQHVGNITFIRRTVPGIKDLPVASKKLIEEEGCEIVMALGMPGPEEKDKVCAHEASTGLIQAQLMTNTHILEVFVHEDEGESPKDLKQLAENRAREHAQNLVKMMFKRDAMQKEAGMGMREGRPDVGPV; this is encoded by the coding sequence ATGAAAGTAGGAATTTGCGATACCACTTTTGCACGGGTTGATATGGGTGCTCATGCAATAGACGAAATTAAACAACACGTCGGGAATATAACATTCATAAGACGTACAGTACCTGGAATTAAAGATTTACCAGTTGCATCAAAAAAATTAATAGAAGAAGAAGGCTGTGAAATTGTGATGGCTCTTGGAATGCCCGGTCCTGAAGAAAAAGATAAAGTTTGTGCCCATGAAGCGTCGACTGGCCTTATACAAGCCCAGCTCATGACAAATACACATATACTTGAAGTTTTTGTGCATGAAGATGAAGGAGAAAGTCCAAAGGACTTGAAACAGCTCGCTGAAAACAGGGCACGTGAACATGCACAGAATCTAGTTAAAATGATGTTTAAAAGAGATGCAATGCAAAAAGAGGCAGGAATGGGTATGAGAGAAGGCCGCCCAGATGTTGGGCCTGTTTAA
- a CDS encoding carboxymuconolactone decarboxylase family protein gives MKEEVFFSKGMPHIKKDYPDLYEAIVHLNNAAYTGKTIDYKTQKLIAIAVNAAASDDRAIRKQMVSGMKELGITKDEIMDALRVVLLTAGKPAFTKSVAILYKLLEDPEMVKCIK, from the coding sequence ATGAAAGAAGAAGTATTTTTCAGCAAAGGAATGCCTCATATTAAAAAAGATTATCCAGACCTTTATGAAGCAATTGTACATTTAAATAATGCCGCATATACAGGTAAAACCATAGATTATAAAACTCAAAAGTTAATAGCCATAGCAGTAAATGCAGCAGCTTCTGATGATAGGGCAATAAGAAAACAAATGGTAAGCGGAATGAAAGAACTCGGAATTACAAAAGATGAGATAATGGACGCTTTAAGGGTTGTTCTTTTAACTGCAGGAAAACCAGCGTTTACCAAATCGGTTGCAATACTGTATAAATTACTTGAAGACCCTGAAATGGTAAAATGTATTAAATGA
- a CDS encoding PAS domain S-box protein, translating to MKNAKILVIGDENSAKISIKSKLEDLSYTVLAIESHGIKSVKNSGELKPDLILIDINQSGNYIETSKIRKYFNNPIIYLADYSDSQLLEKAELNPPVYIIRKQFSDIELKSTIETALYNDLKLKEGTKNLNAFLNAVNEPAFLIDLKGNILFTNEYTKKTLGKVVDSNIYELLPHHIAAYRKKYVENAIKAKKVTYFEDERYGKSYEYRIYPILDEKDEVSKLSVIGLDVTERKLVENTLKESEEKYRSIFENSTDAIFLTRPDGTILDVNPAAEEMYGYTKDELRKLGRSSIVDKEDPRLHASINERSITGKFKSEFNSLKKDGTKFLTDVTGKLFTDSNGNNKGIIIARDITERKKIENELKENQRTFETLVSNLPGVAYRCMNDPNWTMEFVSEGCLELTGYQPEDIIMNKNVSYEDLIHIDDRQLVWSTIQKALKENKPFKLIYRIITADLKEKYVWEQGRGIYSGEGKLIALEGFITDITKRKKAEKALQKSELYYRTIFENTGTATLIAGEDTVISLANTECEKLSGYSKEEIEGKKSWIDFVVEEDMQRLLNYHNIRENDPILAPKNYELKLQNKQGAIRDVHVTIELIPYTRNRVISLLDITDKKRSRKALRENEKKYRQLVENAHEGIWSVDAEGNTLFVNPRMADMLGYTVDEMLKMHLLSFMDKKNEKIVKSHVKNYNDIAEGLYEFKFIKKDGKKIHVNIDVTQVHDDHGNYIESLALISDITERRKAEEKLRLASKYNRSLIEASLDPLVTIGSDGKITDVNNSTELITGYAREQLIGTDFSDYFTEPEKARKGYQQVFQEGLVRDYPLKIKNNAGFTTPVLYNASVYKDELGNVIGVFAAARDITQLKKAEENIKASLEEKEILLREIHHRVKNNLQIISSLLSLQTGYTKDYETRNVLEESQNRVKSMAIVHEKLYSSENLVKIDFKDYIKDLTDSLFLTYKISPYMIKLNKNIDNIFLNVNTAIPCGLIINELVTNSLKHAFPVASGHGPANHRFADPANVVRRFEDKNREKCSFLGPKIGDFEGFSIPAGYVRGPTDEKSADPQTAGPNSNEIQIELNQLKNNLVLVVSDNGVGLPENIDFTNTESLGLRLVNNLVRQVDGTIELDKSEGTKFKITFKELKYKKRI from the coding sequence ATGAAAAACGCTAAAATTCTCGTCATTGGAGATGAAAATAGCGCAAAGATAAGTATAAAGTCTAAGCTCGAAGATTTAAGTTATACAGTTCTTGCTATTGAATCACATGGTATAAAATCTGTGAAAAATTCCGGAGAACTGAAACCTGATTTAATTTTAATTGATATTAATCAAAGTGGAAATTACATAGAGACCTCCAAAATAAGGAAGTACTTTAATAATCCCATAATATATTTAGCAGATTATTCTGACAGCCAGTTACTCGAGAAAGCAGAATTAAATCCGCCTGTTTATATTATAAGAAAACAATTTAGCGACATTGAACTTAAAAGCACCATAGAAACTGCTCTTTACAACGATTTAAAATTAAAAGAGGGTACCAAAAATTTAAATGCTTTTTTAAATGCTGTCAATGAACCAGCATTTCTAATAGATTTGAAAGGGAATATACTTTTTACAAATGAATACACTAAAAAAACTTTAGGTAAAGTTGTTGACTCCAATATTTACGAACTTTTACCGCACCATATAGCTGCATACAGAAAAAAGTACGTTGAAAATGCCATTAAGGCTAAAAAAGTTACTTATTTTGAAGATGAACGCTACGGTAAAAGTTATGAATACCGAATTTATCCAATTTTAGATGAAAAAGATGAAGTATCAAAATTATCAGTTATAGGACTGGATGTTACTGAGCGTAAACTAGTTGAGAATACATTAAAAGAAAGTGAAGAAAAGTATCGTTCAATTTTTGAAAATAGTACAGATGCCATATTCCTTACACGCCCGGACGGCACTATTTTAGATGTTAATCCTGCTGCAGAAGAAATGTATGGATACACCAAGGATGAACTACGTAAATTAGGCAGATCAAGTATTGTTGATAAAGAGGATCCCCGATTACATGCATCCATAAATGAAAGGAGCATTACTGGTAAATTTAAAAGTGAATTTAACTCCCTAAAAAAGGATGGAACAAAATTTCTCACAGATGTTACTGGCAAATTATTTACCGATAGTAACGGGAATAACAAAGGAATTATAATAGCAAGGGATATTACTGAACGTAAAAAGATAGAGAATGAATTAAAAGAGAATCAACGTACTTTTGAAACTTTAGTAAGTAATTTACCGGGAGTTGCCTACAGGTGCATGAATGATCCTAACTGGACAATGGAATTTGTAAGTGAGGGTTGTTTAGAATTAACAGGATATCAGCCAGAAGACATCATTATGAATAAAAACGTTTCTTATGAAGATTTAATACATATCGATGACCGGCAACTTGTCTGGAGTACAATTCAAAAAGCTTTAAAAGAAAACAAACCATTTAAACTTATTTACAGGATAATCACTGCAGATTTAAAGGAAAAATACGTCTGGGAACAGGGTAGAGGTATCTATTCTGGTGAAGGAAAATTAATTGCTTTGGAAGGATTTATAACAGATATTACTAAACGCAAGAAAGCAGAAAAAGCGCTCCAGAAGTCAGAATTATATTACAGAACTATTTTTGAAAATACTGGGACTGCAACATTAATAGCTGGAGAAGACACTGTTATTTCCCTTGCAAATACGGAATGTGAAAAACTTTCAGGATACTCAAAAGAAGAAATAGAAGGTAAAAAAAGCTGGATAGATTTTGTTGTAGAAGAAGATATGCAACGGTTATTAAACTACCATAATATAAGGGAAAATGACCCTATCCTGGCTCCAAAAAACTATGAACTTAAGTTACAAAATAAGCAGGGTGCCATCAGGGATGTCCATGTAACTATTGAATTAATCCCATATACAAGAAATCGAGTAATTTCTCTTTTAGATATTACAGATAAGAAAAGATCAAGAAAAGCACTTAGAGAAAATGAGAAGAAATACCGTCAGTTAGTGGAAAATGCCCATGAAGGTATCTGGTCAGTTGATGCCGAAGGCAATACCCTCTTTGTAAATCCACGAATGGCAGATATGCTGGGCTATACTGTAGATGAAATGTTAAAGATGCATTTATTATCTTTTATGGATAAAAAAAATGAAAAAATTGTTAAATCACATGTGAAAAACTACAATGACATTGCTGAAGGACTATACGAATTTAAATTTATTAAAAAAGACGGGAAAAAAATCCATGTAAATATAGATGTCACACAAGTCCATGATGACCACGGCAATTATATAGAATCCTTAGCATTAATATCAGACATCACCGAACGCAGGAAAGCTGAAGAAAAACTTAGATTAGCAAGTAAATATAACCGTAGCCTAATTGAAGCAAGTTTAGACCCTCTTGTGACTATTGGTTCTGATGGAAAAATAACTGACGTAAATAACTCTACAGAACTTATAACCGGTTACGCTCGAGAACAGCTCATAGGGACTGATTTTTCAGACTACTTTACCGAACCTGAAAAAGCCAGAAAGGGATATCAACAAGTTTTTCAGGAAGGATTAGTGCGTGATTACCCATTAAAAATTAAAAATAATGCAGGTTTTACAACGCCGGTTTTATATAATGCTTCCGTTTATAAAGACGAATTAGGGAACGTTATAGGCGTATTTGCCGCTGCACGTGATATTACCCAGCTTAAAAAAGCCGAAGAAAATATAAAAGCGTCACTTGAAGAAAAAGAGATACTGCTTAGAGAAATTCACCACAGGGTTAAAAATAACCTGCAGATAATAAGCTCCCTTTTAAGTCTTCAAACAGGTTACACTAAGGACTATGAAACACGGAATGTCCTTGAAGAGAGTCAAAATCGCGTTAAATCTATGGCAATAGTCCATGAAAAACTTTACAGTTCAGAAAACCTTGTAAAAATAGATTTCAAAGATTATATTAAAGATCTAACAGATAGCCTGTTTTTAACCTATAAGATCAGCCCATATATGATAAAATTAAATAAAAATATTGATAATATTTTTTTAAATGTAAATACTGCAATTCCATGCGGCCTCATAATAAATGAACTGGTAACAAACAGCCTAAAACATGCATTTCCGGTGGCCTCTGGCCACGGACCCGCAAATCATAGATTTGCAGATCCTGCGAACGTAGTTCGCAGGTTTGAAGATAAAAACCGGGAAAAATGTAGTTTTCTCGGCCCCAAAATCGGAGATTTTGAGGGATTTTCAATTCCGGCTGGCTACGTTCGCGGACCAACAGATGAAAAATCTGCAGATCCCCAGACTGCAGGCCCTAATTCTAATGAAATACAGATTGAACTTAACCAATTAAAAAATAATTTAGTATTAGTAGTCTCAGATAACGGTGTGGGCTTACCTGAAAATATAGATTTCACAAATACGGAATCATTAGGGCTACGTTTAGTAAATAACCTGGTTAGACAGGTCGATGGTACTATTGAACTAGACAAATCAGAAGGTACTAAATTTAAAATTACTTTTAAAGAATTGAAATATAAAAAAAGAATTTAA
- a CDS encoding HEAT repeat domain-containing protein, translated as MVESERRDLDYLVKELENGERSRREDAAELLAELADPRAVDPLIKALKDEDSHVREAAALSLAVYEDTKTIEPLIELLNDRKASVRYAAAIGLSGVGDNRAIEPLEKALEDESQVVRKVAQLALNSVKERQ; from the coding sequence GATTATCTGGTAAAAGAACTAGAAAATGGAGAGAGGAGTAGAAGGGAAGATGCTGCTGAACTTCTTGCAGAATTAGCAGACCCCAGAGCCGTAGATCCCCTAATTAAAGCATTAAAAGATGAAGATTCTCATGTTAGAGAAGCTGCAGCTCTTTCATTAGCTGTTTATGAAGATACTAAAACTATTGAACCATTGATTGAATTACTGAACGATAGAAAAGCTAGTGTTAGATATGCTGCAGCAATAGGTCTTTCGGGAGTAGGGGATAATCGAGCAATAGAACCGCTTGAAAAAGCGTTAGAAGACGAAAGTCAGGTTGTAAGGAAAGTTGCCCAGCTGGCTTTAAATTCAGTAAAAGAACGACAATAA
- a CDS encoding 50S ribosomal protein L15e yields the protein MYKYIRDAWKNPSDSFVKELMQQRAPQWRRESVIQRIDRPTRLDRARSLGYKAKKGYVVVRTRVRRGGSRKTRFTAGRKPKRQGVNKITPAKSIKRIAEERVAKKYPNLEVLNSYWVWEDGKFKFFEVILVDPNSPSIKADKNINWICENQHTSRALRGLTSEGKKTRGLRRKGKGAEKAR from the coding sequence ATGTATAAATATATAAGAGACGCATGGAAAAATCCAAGCGATTCCTTCGTCAAGGAGCTTATGCAACAAAGAGCTCCACAGTGGAGAAGGGAAAGCGTAATTCAGAGAATAGACAGACCTACAAGGCTCGACAGAGCAAGGTCTTTAGGATATAAAGCTAAAAAAGGATATGTTGTTGTAAGGACCCGAGTTAGGAGAGGTGGGAGCAGAAAAACAAGATTCACCGCCGGTAGAAAACCTAAAAGACAAGGTGTCAACAAGATAACCCCTGCAAAATCCATTAAAAGAATAGCAGAAGAAAGAGTAGCCAAAAAATACCCTAACTTAGAAGTTTTAAACTCATACTGGGTATGGGAAGACGGTAAATTCAAATTTTTTGAAGTCATACTAGTTGATCCAAACAGTCCATCAATTAAAGCGGATAAAAACATAAACTGGATCTGTGAAAACCAGCACACAAGCCGTGCGCTTCGTGGACTCACAAGTGAAGGTAAAAAAACCCGTGGACTTCGAAGAAAAGGTAAAGGCGCTGAAAAGGCAAGATAA
- a CDS encoding histidine kinase N-terminal 7TM domain-containing protein produces the protein MVSAFIILSLGIYSYRKRSSTLHTYFIFFMISIFLWCLGAGMEFFSIAIWAKVFWVKVTYFGVATVAPLWFIFVLNYANYEKYLKPTYIRLLFLIPSIIIIMAFTNEWHGLLWPNIIPTSSQPGAVLIYEHGPVFFINMIYSFSLTIIGLIILIKTLIKSSRKYRQQISILIMVGLIPLIFSSLYAFHVLPIVGLDFSPFALVIAGMLLALSIFRFHFLDILPVAHKILFKNMVNGVLVFDDNEKLMEVNSAASLIGISPEDINRNADEVFGKFEELKSVYMARKSESEVFLGEPLNQWIQAQITPIYDDEDIFQGHLLIIQDINKRKKLEDELKKSLEEKDLMMKEIHHRVKNNFMIIQSLLQLQSRHINDKDVLEIFKESQNRIKSMVFVHQRLYQHDNLKKINFGDYPETLASDIFKSYVSNPDQITLDIDTEDVTIDIDTAIPLGLILNELISNSLKYAFPKGRNGILTVKSYLKGSKYSLIVSDNGIGFPEDLDYENSDSLGLKLIYSLSDQIGADVKLDTANGTKFEITFEVKN, from the coding sequence ATGGTAAGCGCATTCATAATTTTATCTTTAGGTATTTACAGTTACAGAAAACGTTCATCTACATTACATACTTACTTCATTTTTTTCATGATATCCATATTTTTATGGTGCCTTGGGGCAGGAATGGAATTTTTCAGCATTGCAATATGGGCAAAGGTATTCTGGGTTAAAGTTACTTACTTTGGAGTAGCTACAGTTGCACCTCTCTGGTTTATATTTGTATTAAACTATGCTAATTATGAGAAATATTTAAAACCTACCTACATCAGGCTTCTTTTCTTGATACCATCTATCATTATAATTATGGCATTTACAAATGAATGGCACGGATTGCTGTGGCCAAATATAATCCCAACTTCCAGCCAGCCAGGAGCTGTTTTAATTTACGAACACGGCCCTGTTTTTTTCATCAACATGATATACAGTTTCTCCCTGACTATAATAGGACTAATTATTTTAATTAAAACATTAATAAAGTCTTCTAGAAAGTATCGCCAACAGATTTCCATTTTAATAATGGTTGGGTTAATACCATTAATTTTCAGCAGCCTTTATGCATTTCACGTTCTCCCCATTGTAGGGCTAGATTTCTCCCCATTTGCACTTGTCATAGCTGGAATGCTGCTTGCTTTAAGTATTTTCAGGTTCCATTTCCTGGATATTCTTCCAGTAGCCCATAAAATACTATTTAAAAATATGGTCAACGGTGTTCTGGTTTTTGATGATAATGAAAAGTTAATGGAAGTAAATTCTGCTGCCAGTCTAATAGGCATAAGCCCTGAAGATATTAACAGGAATGCAGATGAAGTTTTCGGCAAATTTGAAGAACTTAAATCAGTTTACATGGCACGTAAGTCCGAATCAGAGGTATTTTTAGGAGAACCATTAAATCAATGGATTCAAGCTCAGATTACCCCCATATATGACGATGAAGATATATTTCAGGGACATTTGCTAATAATTCAGGACATAAATAAACGCAAAAAACTTGAAGATGAATTAAAAAAATCACTGGAAGAAAAAGATCTGATGATGAAGGAAATTCATCACAGAGTCAAGAACAACTTCATGATTATACAGAGCCTCCTTCAACTACAATCACGGCATATAAACGATAAAGATGTTTTAGAGATTTTTAAAGAGAGCCAAAATCGAATTAAATCAATGGTATTTGTCCATCAGCGTTTGTACCAGCATGATAACCTTAAAAAGATTAATTTCGGAGATTATCCCGAAACTTTAGCTTCGGATATTTTCAAAAGCTATGTGAGCAATCCCGATCAAATAACATTAGACATAGACACTGAAGATGTCACCATAGATATAGATACAGCTATTCCCCTCGGATTAATTCTTAATGAGCTAATTTCAAATAGCTTAAAATATGCATTTCCTAAAGGTAGAAATGGGATATTAACAGTTAAATCTTATTTAAAAGGTAGTAAATACAGTTTAATAGTAAGTGATAATGGAATAGGGTTTCCAGAAGATTTAGACTACGAAAATTCAGATTCTTTAGGTTTAAAATTAATATACAGTTTATCTGATCAAATAGGAGCAGATGTTAAACTAGATACAGCAAATGGAACTAAATTTGAAATTACATTTGAAGTCAAAAACTAA
- a CDS encoding energy-coupling factor ABC transporter substrate-binding protein — MVDKKPVALLLLAVVIVAVPFALYNGKGEDQGYFTGSDDQGSQAIEATGYQPWFSSIWEPPSGEIESLLFAVQAAIGALIIGYVLGYYKGRAKTRKEELDKQLAANEQDKVELNKNK, encoded by the coding sequence ATGGTAGATAAAAAACCTGTTGCCCTACTGCTTTTAGCCGTTGTAATTGTAGCCGTTCCATTTGCACTTTACAACGGCAAAGGAGAAGATCAAGGTTATTTTACAGGTTCTGATGATCAAGGAAGCCAGGCTATAGAAGCCACAGGTTATCAGCCGTGGTTTAGTTCCATATGGGAACCGCCGAGTGGCGAGATAGAAAGTCTCCTGTTTGCAGTACAGGCTGCTATTGGTGCGCTTATAATAGGATACGTTTTAGGGTACTACAAAGGCAGGGCAAAAACAAGAAAAGAAGAACTGGACAAGCAACTTGCAGCAAATGAGCAGGATAAAGTTGAATTAAATAAAAATAAATGA
- a CDS encoding universal stress protein, producing the protein MYKKILLPTDGSQPAHKAAEQAIWIAIMSNAELIVLHVIDTSIFTGLPSKESISKVKELLKNEEKNYFNAVQDILLKYKEKYNIEIKLVFMSKEGHPAHTIRKIVDKENIDLVVMGTSGKHGMDRFLLGSVAERVVRTASCPVLVVR; encoded by the coding sequence ATGTATAAAAAAATATTATTGCCAACAGATGGTTCGCAACCCGCTCATAAAGCTGCAGAACAGGCTATATGGATTGCAATTATGAGTAATGCAGAACTTATAGTATTACATGTAATTGATACATCTATATTTACTGGATTACCATCAAAAGAATCCATATCAAAAGTTAAAGAACTGTTAAAAAATGAGGAAAAGAACTACTTTAACGCAGTTCAGGATATTTTATTAAAATATAAAGAAAAATATAACATTGAAATAAAATTAGTTTTCATGAGCAAAGAAGGCCATCCTGCCCATACAATTCGTAAAATTGTTGATAAAGAAAATATAGATCTAGTTGTTATGGGCACTTCAGGAAAACATGGAATGGACAGGTTTTTACTTGGAAGCGTAGCAGAAAGAGTAGTAAGAACCGCATCCTGCCCCGTACTAGTAGTACGCTAA
- the cbiM gene encoding cobalt ECF transporter S component CbiM produces MHIMEGFLPWQWCLFWYIIALPVVAYGVIQIKKVTEEHPESKPLLAITGAFIFILSSLKLPSVTGSTSHPTGNGLGAVLFGPAAVSVLGAIVLIFQALLLAHGGITTLGANIVSMGIVGPFAAWLVYKGVQKVGWSPSVGIFLAAVIGDWLTYVTTAVQLSLAFPVPTFESAFVKFIIIYAYTQVPLAIAEGLLTVVIFDYILKLRPDILRTLKVIGPAKTEETVERSPEVA; encoded by the coding sequence ATGCACATAATGGAAGGGTTTTTACCGTGGCAGTGGTGCCTGTTCTGGTACATCATCGCGTTACCAGTGGTTGCTTACGGTGTAATTCAGATTAAGAAGGTTACAGAGGAACACCCAGAGTCCAAGCCGCTGCTTGCAATTACAGGAGCATTTATATTTATATTATCATCTTTAAAGCTGCCTTCAGTTACTGGAAGTACTTCCCACCCTACAGGAAATGGTTTAGGTGCTGTACTTTTCGGGCCAGCAGCAGTAAGCGTTTTGGGTGCAATTGTACTTATATTTCAAGCACTGCTTCTTGCACACGGAGGAATAACCACTTTAGGAGCTAATATCGTTTCCATGGGTATTGTAGGTCCATTTGCAGCGTGGTTGGTTTACAAAGGTGTTCAAAAAGTTGGCTGGTCTCCATCTGTAGGGATATTTTTAGCTGCAGTTATCGGCGACTGGTTGACCTATGTAACCACTGCAGTACAACTTTCGCTGGCATTTCCAGTGCCCACATTCGAGTCAGCGTTTGTAAAATTCATAATAATATACGCCTACACTCAGGTACCGCTTGCAATAGCTGAAGGGCTTTTAACTGTAGTTATATTTGACTACATCCTAAAACTTAGACCTGACATACTAAGGACCCTAAAAGTTATAGGGCCCGCTAAAACAGAAGAAACTGTAGAAAGATCACCAGAGGTGGCCTGA
- the cbiQ gene encoding cobalt ECF transporter T component CbiQ, which translates to MFEHTLDDYAHSNNIKNVNEYFKVLFAILTMLVSLISTSPVIPLTIFVLVTFLIIFKAKIPAKFYLKFITVPFSFAFITFVFMAIFFGTGAAILNLGIFNLAVTADGFNLGFLTMARIMGGFSCLAFLALTTPMNEIFSILEDIKIPQIVVEIAMLMYRYIFVFLDEAINMYHSQETRLGYSGLKKTYKSMGMLASNLFIRTWLRGEQIYITMESRCYGGSIKTFKSRKDIGTKNILLLLSFESFLLLGTYLTWGLKII; encoded by the coding sequence ATGTTTGAACACACTTTAGATGATTATGCTCATTCCAACAACATTAAAAATGTGAATGAATATTTTAAAGTATTGTTTGCAATTTTAACCATGTTAGTGAGCCTTATATCCACTTCACCAGTTATACCCCTTACCATATTTGTTCTGGTAACTTTTTTAATTATATTTAAGGCTAAAATCCCTGCCAAATTTTATTTGAAGTTCATTACAGTCCCATTTTCATTTGCGTTTATAACATTTGTTTTTATGGCTATATTCTTTGGAACAGGTGCGGCAATTCTAAACTTAGGAATATTTAACCTTGCGGTAACTGCAGATGGTTTTAACCTGGGGTTCCTTACCATGGCAAGGATCATGGGTGGTTTTTCCTGTCTGGCATTTCTGGCACTTACAACTCCCATGAATGAAATTTTTTCGATACTGGAAGATATTAAAATTCCACAGATCGTGGTGGAAATTGCCATGCTTATGTATCGGTATATCTTTGTGTTTTTAGATGAAGCAATTAACATGTACCACTCCCAGGAAACCAGACTGGGATATTCCGGCCTCAAAAAGACTTATAAATCTATGGGAATGCTTGCAAGCAATCTCTTTATAAGGACATGGTTGCGCGGTGAACAAATTTATATAACAATGGAGTCAAGATGTTATGGAGGATCTATTAAAACCTTCAAAAGCCGGAAAGATATAGGAACTAAAAATATTCTTTTACTATTATCCTTTGAATCCTTCCTTTTGCTTGGAACTTATTTAACATGGGGTTTAAAAATTATATAA
- a CDS encoding RNA-binding protein, with amino-acid sequence MIHNISYRVFVYGTENEEKVKGAVQTLFPNSHPQTDTTEGYFKNPVLILHDKISKNREIKNFIHILEEIDESSKKQLRSELENKMDERGNLFLRFDKQRAYLGDLKIIKHGDAIHVKINIAAYPAKKENAMEVARDILGV; translated from the coding sequence ATGATCCATAACATTTCATATCGTGTATTTGTTTATGGAACAGAAAATGAGGAAAAGGTGAAAGGAGCAGTTCAAACTCTCTTTCCCAATTCTCATCCTCAAACTGATACTACAGAAGGCTATTTTAAGAATCCTGTTTTAATATTACATGATAAAATCTCCAAAAACCGTGAAATTAAAAATTTTATCCATATATTAGAAGAAATTGACGAATCCAGTAAAAAACAACTTCGCAGTGAACTGGAAAATAAAATGGATGAGCGGGGAAATTTGTTCTTAAGATTTGATAAACAGAGAGCATATCTGGGAGATTTAAAGATAATAAAACATGGAGATGCAATACACGTTAAAATAAATATAGCTGCCTATCCTGCAAAAAAAGAAAACGCAATGGAAGTTGCAAGGGATATTCTTGGTGTATAA